The nucleotide sequence AGGGTGCGAACGTCGGCAACCACAACAGCGAGGTCATCGGCATCGAGAACGAGGGCCTGTACAGCACGGTGGACGTGCCGCCGGCGCTGTGGGACTCGCTGGTCTCGCTGGTCGCCTACATCGCGAGCCAGTACGGCATCGCCCCGGAGTTCATCAAGGGCCACCGCGACTTCAACTCGACCGAGTGCCCCGGCCAGGTGCTCTACAACCGGCTGCCGGAGCTGCGCACGGCCGTCGGCCGCGTCCTCGGCGTCGCGGTGACGCGTGCCGAACCCGAGTGGCCGCTGCTCAAGCCGGGCGACACGGGCCGGCCGGTGCAATCGGCGCAGCAGTTCCTGCGAAACTCCGGGTTCGACGTCCCCACCGACGGCGTCTTCGGAAAGTCCACAAAGGACGCAGTGGCCGCGTTGTCCGTTCAGGCGGGCCTGCCGCGCGACACGTGCACCGCGGCCAAGGCGTCCGACGAGACCGGGTTCCTCGGCGCGGACGTCTGGCCGCTGATCGTGCCCTCGGATCGCTCCACGGCGGCCTGGCGAGCGGACCTCACCCGCACCTAGCCGGACGACACACGTACCCAACGGGACGACACGCGTACTCGGTTGGACGACACGGCAGCTCAACGAAGCGCTCGTCGTGTCGTCCGTCCAGGTACACGTGTCGTCCGTCCAGGTACGCGTGTCGTCCGGTTCAGCGGGTCAGGACCTGGGCGAGGAAGGCCTCGACGGCACCTCGGTAGGTCTCCGGGGCTTCGTCGTGGGGCAGGTGGGCCGAGCCGGGGACCACCAGGTGTTTCGCGCCCGGGACGCGGTCGGCGACCAGCGCCTGCTGCCCCGGCGGCATCGCCGTGTGCTCGCCCTCGAC is from Amycolatopsis mediterranei and encodes:
- a CDS encoding N-acetylmuramoyl-L-alanine amidase, with the protein product MVTVDRRTLLMAGVTATAAGALGMTTTGTAGAAVPVPAIHPTSDWGARPATGTIVVENHKPTYIVVHHAVDPPMNDDFSLARAYYVSRYIQNLHMDKNGWIDSGQQFTNSRGGFVTEGRHRSLEILRGGTQHVQGANVGNHNSEVIGIENEGLYSTVDVPPALWDSLVSLVAYIASQYGIAPEFIKGHRDFNSTECPGQVLYNRLPELRTAVGRVLGVAVTRAEPEWPLLKPGDTGRPVQSAQQFLRNSGFDVPTDGVFGKSTKDAVAALSVQAGLPRDTCTAAKASDETGFLGADVWPLIVPSDRSTAAWRADLTRT